CTGCCATAGTCGTCATTTCACCCGGCGCGGCGACCAAAGCAAGTGAGCCTATGCGAAACATTTGGAAAGGTAGGTAAGGGGTATAAAGTGCTTGGCCTATTACCTCACGCTGTACAAATGTAGGTTTGGGGTACTGGCAGGGGTCATCCTGAGTATCCTCATATACAGCGGCTGCAGAAAATGCACTCATCAGGCCAAAAAGTGGATAACCATTAATCGCTGATTCGAATAGTCCCACATCTCTATCCCAATCCACCCCCTCATTTTCAACAGACATTCCCTCAAAAATACCATCAATATTGCTGGGACCGTCCCAACTTGATCCTGCAGTAAATGACCAGCCAACAGCACCTTCACAAATATCTATTTGCCCCTCACCGGTAAATTCACCTGCTACAGTATAGCCAGGGAAATAGATATGTTGATGTCGATAATCTAATCCACCTTCAAGTTTCACAGTAGCTGATTGGTAAAGAGACTGAGCTTTTGCAACTTGCTTTTCAGCAGATAAAAGTAAACTTTCATACTCAGAATTTCCGCATCCATCCCTAGGGCCACAAATATTCGGAGACGCATCACCTAAATTACTATTGGCAAATGCCGCAGTAAATTGACTTGCAGCACCCTGCTCGGCAGCCCAAGACTCCAGCAACTGACTCGCCGCCCCCTTATTATCCCCGCTAAGTTGCCGCTGCCCTGTCCCTAAAGAGACATTGTGTACTGCAAACCAATTAATAACTCCCAGTGCTTTGCTGTTGGCATCAACCAACTTGAGTTGGGTCATGGTTTTATTGGTATCGTATTGATAGTCGCTTGCATCAGTATTTTCTGAATAAGGGTATGGGTTTCGATTGATACTGGTATCGAGTAGTATCCCCTGCTCAATAAAGATATCACCTGGAGTTAGTCCACTATCTGCTTCAACGATTGACTGAAAAATACCATCAACAATAGCGTCATAGTTATCTTCCGCATACCCGAGAGCACTCATATTCAACATGACATAATGATCATACCCGCCAGGACCTACATGGGTATGTGTAGCAGTCAGCATCACATTCTTTTCGGTGTACTTACTATTACCATAGAGATTTTTTAATTTATCAACGACACCCTGCTTCACGCCCTGCGGAATACCTTGCAGATCTGCTGATACGAATACCAAACGCTCATTTTCAGAGCTATCAGAAATTATGAATGCGCGGGACCATAAACGGGTATGAATTCCCTTGGTTGTCTGCCCCGTTTCTCCATATCCTACCATTCCAACATCTGCTGCCGGGCCAGTTATATCATACTTACCAACACCAACACGCCAGTCAGATGCTTTAACAGTGGAAGAAGCTCCAATAAATACTATTAAAGCAATGACGTAACCATTAATTATTTTTTTCATTTTTTCTCCAGAATCTATACACGCAGGAGTACATTCGCCAGTTCACAGAAGTGAAGGCGTATCCTTTTCGTTGAAAGTTGATACCTGAATAAGCCACTTCCGATCAACTCGGACGCGACTCTCTAGATAGTTAGCCAATGTAATCTTGGCTTTTATTATCTCATCCTGAAAAGCGGCTTTATTATTTTAAAAATACTCATAGTAGCCATAACCTCCCTGCTGTCAGCACACTAAAACTGAGAGTACAGCTCTAGTACGCATGTTCAGAATACCCTAACTGGCTGTATTTGGTAGCACCCACAGAGTAATTGCCCGCCATAAATCCGTTAATTTAGAGTCGAAAGTAAAATAGTTTTAAATATACGAAGATTTTCTGAACTACAGCAAACCTAAATATTTACAATTTAAGCAAGCACAATCTAAAAATGACTGTAAAGAAAGGATAGATTAGGGGATTTGAATTGCGTTTAGAGAGGAAATGTAAAAAACTTTCGTTATTCAAAATTAGCACTCAACCAGTTTCCAATTATATTCTATAGATTGACCTCTTGTTCACAAAAACAATTAAATTAACAATTAATTAGGCAAACATCTGTACTTAACATTCAAAGTTGTCTTGACAGGAAATAAGGTGGAAGTTGGATAACATTGATAATCGGCCCTTTTAGCATTTGACGCCCCTGACTATAAATATGTGAACTTTATGTAGCTATCAATATCTGATTACTCTGCAGTAATCCATATAGATACATAAATAATGCACGCTAAACTTCTCCCCCTCTCAGTTTTTTCCATATTGACCTTCTTATCCCTACCATCCCTGGCCGGTCAAAAGTGCGATGTACAAATGACGATACAGAGCGAATGGGAAGACGGATATATGGCTTCAGTGGTTGTACGTAATACAGGTACCGAGCCAATAAGTGACTGGGAACTTTCATGGCAATGGCCCTCAGACCAAGAAGTCACACATATATGGAATGCTACTTCAGCCCAGGATGAAAACCTGATCTCTGTAGTTGGAAAACAAGGCTATGTAAGAGTACCCGTTGGCCAAGCCCAATCTTTTGGTTTTAATATTCGCTACTCGGGTGGTGAAAAGACGCCTACTCATATTAACGCTAGTTGCAACAACACCATCAATAAACCAGATCCGACCCCACCTTCACAAGACCTGCTAGACCCCCTTTCACAATACAATTTAATTTTAGGCACTCAAACGATAAACCCTAGGTATACATTTACAGATAAGGGATCACTTGTTGAAAGTGCTGAAGCCATTTACTCAATGGGCTCTAACTTACTCAAGATTGCCCTTTCTCCGAGCCTATATAGCGAGCTAAGTAACTCTGGACTCGACTATCAATTCAAGCGAATACTGAAAGAAATACCAGAATTTCAGCAAGTCTTGGAAATGGATTTCTCCATCTACATGTTTTGGGTTGAGGACTCAGGTTCCTGGATGGATAACAAAGGAATGAGTGAAGAAGAGCTAAACTGGCAATATGACAAAATTTATTCGTTGGCTGAATATTTACTAACTGAATATAACGGCTCCGGTAAGACATTCATGATCGGGCATTGGGAAGGCGATTGGAACCTGGTTCAAAAAACTGATGGTACTAGAGATGACAGTCAGGAAACTATCCCTCCTAAGCGTTTACAGGGTCTAATTGACTGGATCAATATTCGACAAAAAGCCATTGACGATGCCAAAGCAAATATCACCCACTCTGACGTTAACTTATATCACTATATTGAGGTCAATAGGGTTGAATCTGCAATACAGGGCAAAGAACGGATAACCAATGCCGTACTTCCCCATACTAATGTAGATTTAGTGTCTTATTCAGCTTACGATCTCACTACCAAAGAAAAGCATTCAGATTTTGCCACTCTACATAGTGAGTTGACTTCAGCTCTAGAATTTATCAACTCAAATCTTCCCAAAAAATCTGGGCTGCCATTTGAAAAGCGGGTTTTCATTGGCGAATATGGTTACGGAGAGTCCTGGTTTAAGGATTGGGGAGCCCGCTCTGGCGAAGCCCAGGATTTGCTATCACGCAATGTAATAAAAACGGCGCTCCAGTGGGGTGCTCCATTTATTTTGTACTGGCAAATGTATGACAATGAATATGATAGCTGGATCAGTGAATTCACTGGCTACTGGCTGATTGACAAGGATGGTAATAAAAAGGAGATTTATAAGACTCACCAAGAGTACTATAAGGATGCGAGAGCATTCTTAGATAACTATTATATGGAAAACTCCTCCCTTCCGTCAGAAAGTGAATTTCGAGCCTATGCCTTAAAATGGTTTGAATCATCGAAAACCCCACCACCACAGCCCAAACCTGACACTCCCCCTACTGTACCGGAAGAACCCGGTGAACCTTCAGGCCAGTGTAATGTGGAATATACAGTTCAAAACGATTGGGGGAATGGTTTTATGGCAAATGTGGTTATTTATAATAAAGGAAAGACTTCTCTTGATAAATGGCAGCTACAGTGGAACTGGCAAGGTAACCAATCAATCACACACTTCTGGAATGCACAAATCGCAGAAAGTAACGGGACAATAACTGTTACTAGTGAATCATCTATTCCGCCAGGAGAGGCCCAGGCTTTTGGGTTTAATGCAGATTACTCTGGAGAAAACATCCCACCAATTATAATTGGCAACTGCACGGGTACACTCACAACTGAACCTTCACAACCTAGTCAGCCCCCCAATCAGCCCAATGAACATTCAGATAATAGCAGTATTAAGCTATGGTTTATTGGTGATTCGATTACTTACGGCATGACAACACTCCCTTATAATTCAAACGGATTTCGTAGCCAGATCTGGGGCTATCTTGCCAAAGCGGCCGATGGCAACTCAATCTTTCCTATAGATCAAGAATCTACCAGTGAGCAGCTAATTCTAAAATACAATGGAAAACAACTAGAAACGATTGGCACTATCACTGGACCAACAGGCCCTGATGATATGTCTCAACAGACCAAGAATTACTGGCACTCTGGGATACCTGGAGCTACAACCAGCGATTTACTTTGCTATCTTGATCCGATAGGCCATCAAATCACCCCAGGCTACAATTTCACCAACTGCCTCAATTCCATCAAGAACTTCAATCAATTTCTCAGCGAAATGTGCATGGAGGGCGAAACTAGTTCTGGCTGGCTCACTAATCAAGCCTGCAATTTAACGCGGGATATAACCTCTGAGGATAGCGTTGTCATACCTATACAGCTCGGGACTAACGACATCACCTTCCTTAGCATGAATAATGCGATTGATTGTAGCCTTCCTATAGAAGAAAATAGTGAATCCGCCCAGAAGCTAAATATGGTCGTTAGTAAGATAATATCATCACCCAATAATATTCAAGGCATGTCAATAACAGATAGAATACAAAATTACTTTGAGAGCATAGATATTCCAACAGAGAAAATTGCATTCGTAATTTCAACTATCCCTCGCCGAAGTGATTTAGACGGACAAGATCCGAAAAATTACTGTACGGACTTTTATAATCAAAAAATCAGGAAGTCACTATCAGAGGCCTCCAATACCAAAAATATTTTCTTAGCAGACCAAGAAAATATTGTCCCAACTGGAGACCCGGTACACCCTACAACTGAGGGCCACAAGATTATGGCTTGCAACTTACTTTATGGTAAAAATCTTGGCCATTCAGATATTCCTTCTTGTATTCTTCCCAGTAACATCCCAGATAAAGGGCTATTGAAAGCAATAGATCATGTATCCAATTAGCTAGGATTTCGCTTAACAGGCCCTGATTAAAAATTTTCAGGGCGCTGCTTTTACTCACCAATAACTTTGGGAGCCTTTATAAACCCGCCTTCTATATTAGCCGGCCTAACTCTGAACCAGATTTAATAACTGCTTCCTATATTCTGCCCAAATCACTTTCCCTGAGAAATTACTTAAATCAACTTTTTTTAATTTTGAACCCGATAGAATTGACAAAAACATTGATTCCAGCTTTTTTACTGCATCATTACAGTCTGAATAACAGAAGTTCTCGGAATAGAACTCTGGGTAGCACTGTTCATCTGGCACCAGTGGAGTCGCACCGAGAATAGCTGCTTCCATCACCGCCAGCCCCTGGAATTCATGGTAAGCCGTAGAAAGGAATATATGGCTATGTCGCAGTACTTGACGATAGTCTTTAGCGCTTTCGAGATACCCGAGTACCAATAAATGGTCGGCAAACTCTTCTTGTATTTGAGCAAACTCAGCAGGGCTATTACGAAATGACTGCCCCATTAGATTAACAAGAAACTTAACATTTCTGGCTTTCAAGCCCCGAAGGATATCCAGCAATCGGTCCGCGCCTTTGTCATATTCCCAACGGGCCGCCCAACTGATAATCAAAGTATCTTGACCTATCTCGCCCCCATAAATGCTCTCTGCGCAGGAGCTCCAGGAAAAGGCCTCTTCAGTTTTCGCACTATCAAAAACGATGTCTTCTATTGGCACAGGAAGAACTCGCGACTTTTCCTCAATCTCCTCACAAATTCCGGGAGGAACACAATCAGGAAAGCGCTTGAGTAATTTCTTTACTCCTCCTAACAAGGTACTGCGGTTGTATTCAGAGTTGAACAAGACCAGATCACCGGACAAGGCCGTGTAAATATTCAACAACTGGGGTTCTACCGATCGAAACGCATCAGAGCTCACTGGGTAAGCAAATTGATTCTCATGAAAATATACAACTGTAGGCACCCTAACGATTTCAGGAACTAAACCGCACAAGGCACTTAGATCGGTCATTGAGGTTGTAACAATAAGGTCCCAACGCTGCTTCAATATTTGCGCAGTTTCCCCACGGCCCCAGGAAAGGCTATTACCGCGAATTCGCCAGCTAAAGTATCGCGGTGGTAAGGTTAGTACGGTCCATTGCCAATCAGAAAATGCCGCTACCAGCCCTTTACGCCATCGCTTGTGACTGTCCGCATCATAAGCGGAGAGTAATAAAACTTTCATTAAATAGTAACAAGAAGAAGCGGCACCGGGATCAAACTTAACCCCGGTAGCTATTGATCGGAGGGGTTAATCGAAAGAGCGCACATTCATTAATCGTGCAAACAAGCTGGAAGTATCCCAACGAGCACCACCAATAGCTTGTACCTCACTATAAAACTGGTCTACCAGGGCAGTTACGGGCAGTAAAGCTCCGTTATGTTGTGCCTCTTGAAGGACTATAGCCAAATCCTTACGCATCCAGTCCACAGCAAAACCGTGGTCATACTCGCCAGCTAACATAGTTTTTGAGCGGTTTTCCATTTGCCAGCTCTGTGCCGCCCCCTTGGATATCACATTGACAACCTGCTCTCCATCGAGGCCAGCTGCCTTGGCAAAATGTAAACCTTCAGCAAGCCCCTGAACGACACCCGCGATACAAATTTGATTGACCATTTTACACAGCTGGCCGCTACCTACTGGCCCCATCAGGTTACTCGCCCGCGCATAACAGTCGATAAGAGGTTGCACTTTATCAAAGTCTGCCTTATCGCCCCCAAACATAACCGTTAAAGCACCATTCTCAGCGCCGGCCTGGCCTCCAGAGACAGGGGCATCCAGAAAACCGATTCCCTTTTCGCCAGCTGCAACTGCCAATTCCCGAGCAACATCGGCAGAGGCTGTTGTATGATCTACAAACAAAGCCCCGTCACCCATACTCGTGAATGCCCCCTGCTCTCCTGTCACCACCTGGCGGAGATCGTTGTCATTGCCTACACAGGCAAAAACAACCTCCGCGCCCTTTGCGGCTTCAGCGGGCGTTGCAAAGCTCTCTCCATCATATTCTTGTAGCCATTGATCCGCACGGCTAACAGTGCGATTGTAAATTCGCACCATGTGGCCAGCATTAGAAAGATGCCCCGCCATGGGATATCCCATCACCCCCAAGCCAATAAATGCAACTGTTGCCATTTCCTCTACCCCCATACCATCCAAATAAGTATTACACCGAGAACCAAGCGATAAATCGCGAATGGAGCCATCCCAATGCGGCTAATAAATTGAAGGAAAAAATGAATACACAAATAAGCACTAATACAAGATAAAACGGTACCAAGCAGCAAGTCATTCCATGGAACACTTTCCAGCGCAAGTAATTCAATCGTTAACAAAATAGCGCTGAGGGCAATAACAGGAATAGACATCAGGAACGAAAAGCGCGCTGCAGCCTCTCTCTTCATGCCAAGCATCAAACCAGCAGTCATTGTGATACCAGAGCGGGAGGTGCCAGGGATTAGGGCCAACACCTGTGATAAGCCAATCAGAAGTGCTTTTTTCCAATTTAACTGGGCTAGAGATTCGACCCTGCGCCCCTTTGCATCAGCCCACCACAGTAAAATACCAAAGCCAATAGTCGTAGCAGCGATAACACCGGCTGAACGCAGGTAAGTTTCTATGAACCCTTTGAATACCAGGCCTATCAGTCCCACAGGTATAGTGGCGAGAACAATTAACCAGGCCAGCCGCCCCTCATCGGTAAATTGTTTATCCGTAAATCCTCCTAGACCATCCCTAATCAGCACCCAAATATCTTTGCGGAAATAGAAAACTACTGCCAGTAAAGAGCCAAAATGAACAGCAACATCGAAGGCCAGCCCCTGGTCCTGCCAACCCAATACCTCAGAAGGTAAGATCAAGTGCGCGGAACTGGAGATGGGCAGAAACTCTGTCAGCCCCTGTATCAGGGCCAAAATTACAATCTGAAATGTTTCCATGTGTTATTAAGATCGGATTTTTTGTCTTTTCTTCCAAGTCACTTCATTGCGCAAATAAACAGGCTCAAGCTCTTCAGCGGTCACTGTATGACCCTGCTCCCATAGTGGTACTGCCAGCTGCGCTATATCCCGAGCGTGAATGAGACTGGCTTGATCAACGGCAGCCAATAACGCCCCTTCAAAAGCCTCATAATGTAATCCCGGGCCCGCCCCATAGATCGGAGTACAAATCTCCGATTTCTCTAAAGACAGCAGAACCTCCTCCGGGTTCTGTACCGCCTCCGGGATCAAGCTATCGCAGGGAGAGTCACTGGAGTAAACCCCCCAATATACTTGTTGCATACGAGCATCCAGCATTGCCACGACCGGTGACTGTCCCCAGTCCGGGTGCGATCGCCGAGCTCCAAGTGCTAGGGCTGCGAGGCTGGAAACCGGAACCACTGGTAGATCTGCAGCATAAGCCAACCCCTGCACACTACTAATTGCTATACGGAGACCAGTAAATGACCCCGGCCCGCGGCTGACAGCAAGAGCATCCAGGCCTGCCAGCTTTATGCCGGCTTCTGCGAGAACGTCATCCACCATTGGCAAAAGGCGACGAGTGTGATCGCGCTCTGCCTGTACAAAACGCTCAATCAGCTGGCCATCAGATATGAGAGCAACAGAACAGGCGCCCGACGTTGTATCCAGGGCAAGTATTTTCACAGCGTTCTTAATCCTGGTCATAAAAAAGGGAGGGAATTGTGGCACGGGAGCGGAGGGGAGTCATGCCCAATATCGCAACCCGCAACTAAAAAACCCCGGACTAACCGGGGTTTATGAGGAGCCTGCCAAAGTTCACATCGTTGAGCCCATATATATGACCCTAGGCGGCCTTTTTCGGTGGCCGACCTCGACGGGCAGCACCAGCCTTCGGTGGACGGCCGCGACGGGCTGGAGCCTTCTTAGCAGCTGCTGTCGCAGTCGCTTTCTTGGGTCGTCCGACTCTTTTTGCTGGCTTAGCCGCTGAAGTTGCCTTCTTTGGACGGCCGGCTTTTTCGCCGTCGCTGTAGCGGCCTTCTTGGGGCGTCCGGGCTTTTTCGCTGCTGTGGCCTTGGCTGCAGGTTTCTTCTTGGCCTTTTGAGTTTCGGCTTTTAATTTGGCTTTAGCCTTCTTCTCTAACTCTTTAACTTTAGCGGCAGCTTTCTTTGCAGCTGCTTTAACCTTAGCTTCAGCCTTCTTCTCAGCAGCCTTCAATTTCTTGGCATGAGCCTTTTCTTTGGTTTTTACCCAGCGTGTTTCAAATGCCTTGAGTGCGGCAGCTAACTCTTTATCTGCTTTGCTGGAGAGGCTCTTAGAGAGACTTTCCACCTTTTCTTTTGCAGCAGCTTCAGCCATATGTACGGCATCCATAGCCTTAGCTTTGGCAAGATCCATCTTTGCCGCTGCCAGCTTGGCGCGTAAATCCTTTGCCTTACTATTGGCACTGGCCAGCGAAGTTTTCGCTGTTGCCGCATTACTTTTCTGCGCTCGAGCCTTAGCCTTAGCAACACGGTCCATTTGCGCATCCAGCGATTTGGTCGCTGAATCTACCGCCTTCTGCGCTTTCACGACCGCTGGCGACGCTGCGGTCGCACTAGTTGCTCGTTTCGCGCGTGTACCTTTTTTTACTACTCTTGCCATCCCTTGTCTCCTCACTGAAAGAAGAAGTACATCCAAAAGTGTGCCGGCAGCATTGCCTTTTAGCTATCGAATAAAAACTGGAATCGGCCGTTTTTATTACTTATGCAGAGCGCCGCACCGCCTATTTCGATACAACTTTATCAAAGTTAATAAAAATACCCGGCATTGCAAGTAAAAAAGCGAAAAATGAGAAACTTTTTATAAAAAAAGTATATTTTTCTTATCAATTTTCACTTTTGGGTCCCGTTTTAGCACTTTGGTAGAAATTATTTTGTCCCATTGAGCTTAGTTTGCACAATTCCCGCAAGCGCCTCTATATGATCCTCACGCAAATTTAATGCGGGAATATATCGGTAGTCACTGCCCCCAGCATCAATAAAATTAGCGCGATTCTCTACCGAAATTTCTTCCAATGTTTCCAGGCAATCCGCAGAAAAAGCCGGGCAAATTACATCGACACTACTAACTCCTGTTTTACCCCATTCAATAAGGGTCTTATCGGTGTATGGCTGCAACCACTCTGCCTTACCAAAGCGCGATTGAAATGTGACTTGCCACTTATCCTCACTGATTTCTAGTTCATCCGCTAATAACCGTGCGGTTTCCATGCAATGGCGATAATAGGGGTCCCCCTTATCAACATTGGCTTTTGGGATACCGTGAAATGAAAGTAACAATTTTTCCGCTGGCCCTGCTTTTTCCCAGTGTTCTTTTACTGAATTGGCCAGGGATTTTATGTAGAGGGGATTTTGGTAATAATCTCGAATCAGAGAAATATCCGGAATATCGCGACTATTGCGAAAAATTTGCGCCACCTGATCATAAATTGCTGCAGTTGTGGTAGCCGAATATTGGGGATATAGGGGAAGCACTATAAAAGACTCAAAACCTTTCTTGCGCAGAGTTTCTATGGTGTTGTCGAGGCGGGGCTCACCATAAGTCATGGCATATTCAACAGCGACATCGCAACCTTTTACTTTTAAACGCTGCTGCAACAGCTCTGCTTGCTTCTGCGTATAGTAGAGAAGCGGCGATCCTTCCACTTTTGTTTCATCTGCACTGCTATTCCATATTTCCGCATAGGCAGGGGCAATACGTTGTGGACGAAAAGGCAGTACCAAGCAGTTCAATATGGTCAGCCAGATTGGCCGCGGTATCTCGACAACCCTCGGATCTGAAAGGAATTCCCGCAAAAAACTTCTTACTGCTGTAGGTGTAGGCTCAGCTGGAGTACCTAAATTCATCAAAATTATTGCCGTAGACATAAACCGCCCCGTTAGAAATCTTATCCTTTCAAGAAATCCTGCCAGTTATCGGGCAGGGAAGAGCGCATACTGCCAGGCCAATACCGCCGTGATCAACTCGCTCTATATCACTTCTGGAGATACAAAAAAGCCCCCAAGTGGGGGCTTTTAAAAAATGTTAGCGATGATCTCAGCTGAGAGCTTCCAACACTTTCTCGCGAATCTCATCCATACCGCCAACACCCATTACCTTGCTGTACTTGGGAGCCGCTTCAGGAGAGCGTGCTTCCAGCTCGCGATAGAAGCCTACCAGCGGTGCCGTCTGCTCGTGATAAACCGCCAAACGGTTGCGAACAGTTTCTTCAGTATCATCTGTACGCTGGATCAGTGCCTCGCCAGTCACATCATCGACACCCTCAGCCTTGGGCGGGTTGTATACGATGTGATAGACGCGACCAGAGTTTTCATGAACCCGGCGGCCCGAGAGACGCTTTACGATTTCTTCATCGTCAACAGCTATCTCCAGAACATGATCGATATGTACATCGGCTTCCAGAAGGGCTTCAGCCTGAGGAATGGTGCGAGGGAAACCATCGAACAGGAACCCTTTAGCGCAGTCTTCCTGGGCAATGCGCTCTTTAACTAACGCAATGATCAGGTCGTCAGAAACCAATTTTCCCGCGTCCATAACATCCTTGGCCTGTAGGCCAAGAGGGGTACCCGCCTTCACCGCAGCGCGAAGCATATCGCCGGTGGAGATCTGCGGAATGCCGAACTTCTCTGTTATGAATTGAGCCTGAGTGCCCTTGCCGGCTCCCGGCGCGCCCAAGAGAATAATTCGCATGTTCAGTAAGCCTCCAATACTATCGACGAACCAAAAGCCGCCGCGCTAAAAGAGCGCTACCTTACACTCACACCTCAGATTGGGCAAGATTGCTACCGATACCCCCACAATCCATACAAACCACAGAGTACTAAAAGGGGCTTAAAGCTCCGCTCTATGTAAGCCTGTTAAGATCCCTAGCTATCAGCACCGGGCTCCCGCTGAACTTTGGCCTTGTCCCAAAGTCTGTCCAGTTCCTCCAGCGTTGCCTCTGATACTTGCCGACCTTCACTGTGTAAACTGGACTCAACATAACCAAAACGCCGCTCAAATTTCCTGCTACACCCCCGCAAAGCTGCCTCAGGATCAACCTTCAGGTGGCGGGATGCATTCACACAAGAGAAAAGCAGATCCCCCAGCTCCTCCTTTGCATGCTCCGTATCCCCATTTGTCACGGCCTCCCGCAACTCTGCAACCTCTTCCCCAATCTTATCGAGGACACCATCAATATTGGGCCAGTCAAAACCGACACGGGAGGCGCGCTTCTGTAATTTGGCTGCACGCGTCAAAGCCGGAAGACCCACAGCTACTCCTGCCAGGGTTCCTGCATCCCCTTTGGCAGTGCGTTCGGCCTCTTTAATCGCCTCCCAATTCCTCTTTACTTCAGCTTCATCAAGAGCTTCGGCAGAGCGGTCGCCGTAGAGGGTTCCACTTGGAAAGACATGGGGATGCCTGCGCACTAGTTTGCGTACCAAAGTGTCAACAATCTGGGGGAAATCAAAGTGGTCTTTCTCACGCCCTAACTGGGCATAAAAAATGACTTGGAAGAGCAGATCTCCGAGCTCTTCGTGCAGGTGCTCAAAGTCTTCCTGCTCAATAGCCTCTGCTACCTCATAGGCCTCTTCAATCGTAGAGGGGACAATACTGGCAAAGTCCTGTTTCAGGTCCCAAGGGCAACCGCCCTCAGGGCTGCGAAGCTGAGCCATCAAGTGGAGGAGGTCCTCCACAGAATAATTATTTTCCACGTTATTCCTTACTCAGCGTTCAGCGCAGAATTCGTCGCTTTGCCGCTGCCACATTGGGCAGTTGATTGATCCGATGTAAAACCTGGCTCAACTCTTCAAAGTTGTGGATCTCAGCAGTCACGATCATTTCTACCGTATGCTTGTTCTTATTAGAGCGGGTTTGCATAGCGGTAATATTAATTTTCTGACTGTCCAGCATCACTGTGACATCCCGCAACAGGCCCTGGCGATCGTAGGCTTCGATCATAATTTCAACGGCGTAAAGTTCGCGGGGTTTTTCCGCCCAACTTACCTGGAGTACCCTTTCAGACTCCTCAACCTGCATACGCAACATATTTGCGCAGTCTTTACGATGTATTGAAACCCCGCGCCCAAGGGTGATATATCCCATAATTTCATCGCCTGGAACGGGGTTACAACAGCCGGCAATGTGGGTGAGCAAATTACCCACTCCGTCGATATAAACATCTGCCTTGCCTTCTCCCCGGGCAACTGGAGCCGTCAGCGATGGTACCCGAGGCACATTGTCGACCTTCACCATTCGCTGGGCTGCGTTGAGAACCTGACCCACGCCTATATCACCGGCACCCACTGCCGCATAGAGGTCCTCTAGGGAATGCATGTTGAGCTTGGCTGCCAACTTATCGAAATCGAAATCACTCAGCGCCAGCTGCTTAAATTCCCGGTCGAGAATACTGCGGCCATCGGCGATATTCTGATCCCGAGCCTGCTGCTTAAACCAGTGAATAATCTTGGCTCGGGCACGGGAGGTAGTGATATAGGCCATGCCCGAAGAGAGCCAATCGCGACTCGGCGCTTCGAGTTTTCCTGTGAGGATTTCAACCTGATTGGCTGTCTCCAACCGGTGGTTGAGCGGCACGATTCGGCCATC
This DNA window, taken from Microbulbifer sp. MKSA007, encodes the following:
- a CDS encoding DUF3524 domain-containing protein yields the protein MKVLLLSAYDADSHKRWRKGLVAAFSDWQWTVLTLPPRYFSWRIRGNSLSWGRGETAQILKQRWDLIVTTSMTDLSALCGLVPEIVRVPTVVYFHENQFAYPVSSDAFRSVEPQLLNIYTALSGDLVLFNSEYNRSTLLGGVKKLLKRFPDCVPPGICEEIEEKSRVLPVPIEDIVFDSAKTEEAFSWSSCAESIYGGEIGQDTLIISWAARWEYDKGADRLLDILRGLKARNVKFLVNLMGQSFRNSPAEFAQIQEEFADHLLVLGYLESAKDYRQVLRHSHIFLSTAYHEFQGLAVMEAAILGATPLVPDEQCYPEFYSENFCYSDCNDAVKKLESMFLSILSGSKLKKVDLSNFSGKVIWAEYRKQLLNLVQS
- a CDS encoding cellulose binding domain-containing protein, with the translated sequence MTIQSEWEDGYMASVVVRNTGTEPISDWELSWQWPSDQEVTHIWNATSAQDENLISVVGKQGYVRVPVGQAQSFGFNIRYSGGEKTPTHINASCNNTINKPDPTPPSQDLLDPLSQYNLILGTQTINPRYTFTDKGSLVESAEAIYSMGSNLLKIALSPSLYSELSNSGLDYQFKRILKEIPEFQQVLEMDFSIYMFWVEDSGSWMDNKGMSEEELNWQYDKIYSLAEYLLTEYNGSGKTFMIGHWEGDWNLVQKTDGTRDDSQETIPPKRLQGLIDWINIRQKAIDDAKANITHSDVNLYHYIEVNRVESAIQGKERITNAVLPHTNVDLVSYSAYDLTTKEKHSDFATLHSELTSALEFINSNLPKKSGLPFEKRVFIGEYGYGESWFKDWGARSGEAQDLLSRNVIKTALQWGAPFILYWQMYDNEYDSWISEFTGYWLIDKDGNKKEIYKTHQEYYKDARAFLDNYYMENSSLPSESEFRAYALKWFESSKTPPPQPKPDTPPTVPEEPGEPSGQCNVEYTVQNDWGNGFMANVVIYNKGKTSLDKWQLQWNWQGNQSITHFWNAQIAESNGTITVTSESSIPPGEAQAFGFNADYSGENIPPIIIGNCTGTLTTEPSQPSQPPNQPNEHSDNSSIKLWFIGDSITYGMTTLPYNSNGFRSQIWGYLAKAADGNSIFPIDQESTSEQLILKYNGKQLETIGTITGPTGPDDMSQQTKNYWHSGIPGATTSDLLCYLDPIGHQITPGYNFTNCLNSIKNFNQFLSEMCMEGETSSGWLTNQACNLTRDITSEDSVVIPIQLGTNDITFLSMNNAIDCSLPIEENSESAQKLNMVVSKIISSPNNIQGMSITDRIQNYFESIDIPTEKIAFVISTIPRRSDLDGQDPKNYCTDFYNQKIRKSLSEASNTKNIFLADQENIVPTGDPVHPTTEGHKIMACNLLYGKNLGHSDIPSCILPSNIPDKGLLKAIDHVSN
- a CDS encoding neutral/alkaline non-lysosomal ceramidase N-terminal domain-containing protein, whose translation is MKKIINGYVIALIVFIGASSTVKASDWRVGVGKYDITGPAADVGMVGYGETGQTTKGIHTRLWSRAFIISDSSENERLVFVSADLQGIPQGVKQGVVDKLKNLYGNSKYTEKNVMLTATHTHVGPGGYDHYVMLNMSALGYAEDNYDAIVDGIFQSIVEADSGLTPGDIFIEQGILLDTSINRNPYPYSENTDASDYQYDTNKTMTQLKLVDANSKALGVINWFAVHNVSLGTGQRQLSGDNKGAASQLLESWAAEQGAASQFTAAFANSNLGDASPNICGPRDGCGNSEYESLLLSAEKQVAKAQSLYQSATVKLEGGLDYRHQHIYFPGYTVAGEFTGEGQIDICEGAVGWSFTAGSSWDGPSNIDGIFEGMSVENEGVDWDRDVGLFESAINGYPLFGLMSAFSAAAVYEDTQDDPCQYPKPTFVQREVIGQALYTPYLPFQMFRIGSLALVAAPGEMTTMAGRRLEAEVLSAFEGSGVNTVVIAGLANAYSGYITTPEEFDRQHYEGAHTIYGPNTLAAYRQIYTEMTHAMVNGVDIAAGPTPKDLSDDQIINVIGVVYDDKRLWESFGQVWDDVGTSYSAGDTVSVTFRSGHPRNDLKTESTFIEVQRKVNGSWETYLTDDDLDTRFIWTRDTAIDCMACSFAEGQWIIGEDTPSGTYRIKHFGNWKSGWTGKISSYSGKSSSFTVSN